One window from the genome of Spirosoma rhododendri encodes:
- a CDS encoding S46 family peptidase, translating to MLRHSFRSLILPGLLAGAFSLPVSAQLVPTAADSAKGGPADLGKMWTFDAPPAAYFQKTYNFTPDAKWFDETRLAALRFADYCSASFVSANGLVMTNHHCARESGTGVQRKGEDLNKTGFYAKTLTEERKVDGLFVDQLVQIEDITGRVQTAMGQAGSEEDKLQAREKAFDDIKKEYETKTGWQGLQLQTITFYNGGRYSLYGFKRYTDVRLVFMPELQLGFFGGDYDNFTYPRYALDCSFFRVYDNGKPLKTTHFFKFNPSGVREGEPIFVVGNPGRTERLKTVAELEFDRDLQTPATLDLLKNRSKALQAYNTTVKNDSILNEIFSYENSIKAISGQLAGLRDPFLMARKANFEKQFQAAATAKNLPADQLQTWKQLADNTTKLRTLFKDATYLAPNDRTVGQLLPFAALLVQYGQLAAQRPQDAERARGLVVAPVIKNRQIEEAYLAAHLAEAQAGLGNDDPYVKAALNGKTPAEAAAYLLKTTKLTDPEFIKDLATRGGSINSSSEPLLALARIGFPRYIQAAQQAQALSQQQEVLRGQLGRMLYAVYGAAVPPDATFSLRINDGVVKSYDYNGTKAPVVTTFSGLYDRSYSFAGQAAWQLPDRWKTPPTALLKEPMCFITTNDIIGGNSGSPMINKNREAVGLVFDGNIESLPGEFIFVPDANRSISVHAGGMIAAMRYIYKADRLVTELAGK from the coding sequence ATGCTTCGCCACTCCTTCCGTTCCCTGATTCTGCCGGGTTTGCTGGCAGGTGCATTTTCCCTGCCTGTTTCGGCGCAACTCGTCCCCACTGCGGCTGATTCGGCCAAAGGTGGACCGGCTGACTTGGGCAAGATGTGGACGTTCGACGCTCCGCCCGCAGCCTATTTTCAAAAGACATACAATTTCACACCCGACGCGAAATGGTTCGACGAAACACGGCTGGCGGCTCTGCGCTTTGCCGACTATTGCTCGGCCTCGTTCGTGTCGGCCAACGGGCTGGTAATGACCAACCATCACTGCGCCCGTGAGTCGGGAACGGGCGTGCAACGCAAAGGAGAAGACCTCAACAAAACGGGTTTCTACGCCAAAACGCTGACCGAAGAGCGCAAAGTCGATGGGTTGTTTGTCGATCAGTTGGTGCAGATTGAAGATATTACCGGCCGGGTGCAGACGGCAATGGGTCAGGCCGGTTCGGAAGAAGACAAGCTACAGGCCCGCGAAAAAGCATTTGACGACATCAAGAAAGAATACGAGACAAAGACTGGCTGGCAGGGGCTGCAACTTCAGACGATCACGTTCTACAACGGCGGGCGGTACTCGCTCTACGGTTTCAAACGCTACACCGACGTTCGGCTGGTGTTTATGCCCGAACTGCAACTCGGCTTTTTCGGGGGCGACTACGACAACTTCACCTACCCGCGCTATGCCCTCGACTGCTCGTTTTTTCGGGTTTATGACAACGGGAAACCACTGAAAACGACGCACTTTTTCAAGTTCAACCCTAGCGGTGTCCGCGAGGGCGAACCCATTTTCGTCGTCGGCAACCCCGGCCGGACCGAGCGGCTTAAGACCGTCGCTGAACTCGAATTCGACCGCGACCTGCAAACACCTGCTACGCTGGACCTGTTGAAAAACCGGTCGAAAGCCTTGCAGGCGTACAACACAACGGTCAAGAACGACAGCATTCTGAACGAGATTTTCAGCTACGAAAACAGCATCAAAGCGATTAGCGGTCAACTGGCCGGTCTGCGCGACCCGTTTCTGATGGCCCGCAAAGCCAATTTCGAGAAGCAGTTTCAGGCGGCAGCGACGGCCAAGAACCTACCGGCCGATCAGTTACAGACGTGGAAACAGCTTGCCGACAACACGACTAAACTACGCACCCTGTTCAAAGACGCTACCTACCTCGCCCCCAACGACCGCACCGTCGGGCAACTGTTGCCCTTCGCGGCTCTGTTGGTGCAGTACGGTCAACTGGCCGCGCAACGGCCACAAGACGCCGAACGGGCGCGGGGTCTGGTCGTTGCGCCGGTCATCAAAAACAGGCAGATCGAAGAAGCGTATCTGGCGGCTCACCTCGCCGAAGCACAGGCCGGGCTGGGCAACGACGACCCATACGTGAAAGCTGCCCTCAACGGCAAAACACCCGCCGAAGCAGCCGCTTATCTGCTCAAAACCACGAAGCTGACCGACCCGGAGTTTATCAAAGACTTAGCCACGCGGGGCGGGTCTATCAATAGTTCGAGCGAGCCGCTGCTGGCACTGGCCCGGATCGGTTTTCCCCGCTACATACAGGCCGCGCAGCAGGCGCAGGCACTGTCGCAACAACAGGAAGTTTTGCGCGGGCAACTGGGCCGGATGCTGTATGCCGTCTACGGGGCCGCCGTTCCACCCGACGCGACGTTCTCGCTGCGTATCAACGACGGCGTAGTGAAAAGCTACGATTACAACGGCACCAAAGCCCCGGTCGTCACCACGTTCTCGGGCCTGTACGACCGCAGTTATTCCTTCGCCGGTCAGGCCGCGTGGCAGTTGCCCGACCGCTGGAAAACTCCACCAACGGCTTTGCTAAAGGAGCCGATGTGCTTTATCACGACCAACGACATCATCGGTGGTAACTCCGGCAGCCCGATGATCAACAAAAACCGGGAAGCGGTGGGGCTGGTCTTCGACGGCAACATCGAAAGCCTACCCGGCGAGTTTATCTTCGTCCCCGACGCTAACCGCAGCATCTCCGTCCACGCGGGCGGCATGATCGCAGCGATGCGCTACATCTACAAAGCCGACCGGCTCGTGACGGAGTTGGCGGGTAAGTAG
- a CDS encoding DinB family protein produces MTQNDLPAMPPFFDRYINLVPKSDVLDALKQAASFDALIDAPTLERLGDRRYAPGKWTVTDILQHIIDTERILAYRALRIARNDKTPLPGFDEESFAEFTNAANRTVADLYEEYEQQRASTIRLFSSFTDEMLLRSGTASDKPISTLALGFVLVGHAQHHVNILRERYLPLLA; encoded by the coding sequence GTGACCCAAAACGACCTACCGGCGATGCCGCCATTTTTTGATCGGTACATCAACCTCGTACCGAAAAGCGATGTTCTCGACGCGCTGAAGCAAGCCGCATCATTTGACGCCCTGATCGACGCGCCAACGCTCGAACGACTGGGCGACCGTCGCTACGCGCCCGGCAAATGGACCGTGACCGACATTCTGCAACACATCATCGACACCGAGCGGATTCTGGCGTACCGCGCCCTACGTATCGCCCGCAACGACAAAACGCCCCTGCCCGGCTTCGATGAAGAATCGTTCGCGGAGTTCACCAATGCCGCTAATCGTACCGTCGCCGATTTGTACGAAGAATACGAACAGCAACGCGCGTCGACGATCCGGCTGTTCAGCAGCTTCACCGACGAGATGCTGCTGCGTTCCGGCACGGCGTCCGACAAACCAATTTCGACATTGGCGCTGGGTTTTGTGCTCGTCGGACACGCGCAGCACCACGTCAACATCCTGCGCGAACGCTATCTGCCGTTGCTGGCGTAA